One part of the Streptomyces lienomycini genome encodes these proteins:
- a CDS encoding MATE family efflux transporter — MTTGEEQTAPAANRPGPGRRTGTRGIVGRLSWGLADQAASSLSNFVVGIYVARSLGLTAFGAFSLAWVTYGVVLNVSRGLATDPLVVRFSGVPEASWRGAVARSSGTALVVGAVIGAVCLAAGLGVGGDVGPAFAGLGVMLPGLLLQDAWRYAFFAAGDGRKAFVNDVVWGVALVPAMVVAAQVGSVAAFILAWGSSAAVAAVYGCVQSRIRPRPAEAREWLRDHRDLGTRYLVENVGLSGASQLRAYGLGAIVGVGAVGEVRGAELLLGPFLAVLMGLSLVTVPEAARVLRQAPERLGRFCLLLGGGQTVAALLWGAALLLMPDRLGELVLGDVWSGASALIVPVTLSVAAAGLGTGAAGGLRALAAARRSLRCQLFASACYVGGGLGGAVAGGTIGSAWGVAAASLCGSAVWWLQLRAALRERHHHPIPEARNP, encoded by the coding sequence ATGACCACCGGGGAGGAGCAGACGGCGCCCGCGGCGAACCGGCCGGGACCCGGCCGGCGGACCGGCACCCGGGGCATCGTCGGCAGGCTGTCCTGGGGGCTGGCCGACCAGGCGGCCTCCAGCCTGTCCAACTTCGTGGTGGGAATCTACGTGGCCCGCTCGCTGGGGCTGACCGCGTTCGGCGCGTTCAGCCTGGCCTGGGTGACCTACGGCGTGGTGCTGAACGTCTCCCGCGGCCTGGCCACCGACCCGCTCGTGGTGCGCTTCAGCGGCGTGCCGGAGGCCTCCTGGCGCGGGGCGGTGGCGCGGTCGTCGGGTACCGCGCTCGTCGTCGGTGCCGTCATCGGCGCCGTGTGCCTGGCCGCCGGGCTGGGGGTGGGCGGCGACGTGGGGCCCGCGTTCGCCGGACTCGGTGTCATGTTGCCGGGGCTGCTGCTGCAGGACGCCTGGCGGTACGCGTTCTTCGCCGCCGGTGACGGCCGCAAGGCGTTCGTGAACGACGTCGTGTGGGGCGTGGCCCTCGTCCCGGCCATGGTGGTGGCGGCCCAGGTGGGCAGCGTGGCCGCCTTCATCCTCGCCTGGGGCTCGTCCGCCGCGGTGGCCGCCGTGTACGGCTGCGTCCAGTCCCGCATCCGGCCCCGGCCGGCCGAGGCGCGCGAGTGGCTGCGCGACCACCGCGACCTGGGCACCCGGTACCTGGTCGAGAACGTCGGCCTCAGCGGCGCGAGCCAGTTGCGGGCGTACGGGCTCGGCGCGATCGTCGGGGTCGGCGCCGTGGGCGAGGTCCGGGGCGCCGAACTCCTGCTGGGCCCGTTCCTCGCCGTGCTGATGGGGCTGTCGCTGGTCACCGTCCCGGAGGCGGCGCGGGTGCTGCGGCAGGCCCCGGAGCGGCTGGGCAGGTTCTGCCTGCTCCTCGGCGGCGGGCAGACCGTCGCCGCGCTGCTGTGGGGCGCGGCGCTGCTGCTGATGCCGGACCGGCTCGGCGAGCTCGTCCTCGGTGACGTCTGGAGCGGTGCCTCCGCACTCATCGTGCCGGTCACGCTCAGTGTCGCGGCCGCCGGCCTGGGCACCGGCGCGGCCGGCGGCCTGCGCGCCCTCGCCGCGGCCCGGCGCAGCCTGCGCTGCCAGCTGTTCGCCTCCGCCTGCTACGTCGGCGGCGGGCTCGGCGGGGCCGTCGCGGGCGGCACGATCGGCTCGGCCTGGGGCGTCGCGGCCGCGTCCCTGTGCGGCTCGGCCGTGTGGTGGCTGCAACTGCGGGCGGCCCTGCGCGAGCGTCACCACCATCCGATTCCTGAAGCGAGGAACCCATGA
- a CDS encoding DUF4910 domain-containing protein produces MAPVTRAGEEMHALVERMYPLCRSITGDGVRATLDIVGEYLPLRVHEVPTGTQVLDWTVPQEWNIRDAYIADGSGRRVVDFAESSLHVLGYSVPVSATMPLSELRPHLHTLPDHPSWVPYRTSYYKPEWGFCLAQETLDALPDGEYEVCVDSTLADGHLTYAEHVVPGQVPDEVLVSCHVCHPSLANDNLAGIAVAVFLARALAEQQPYYTYRFVFAPGTIGAITWLARNRERVERVKHGLVLACAGDPGPLTYKQSRHGDAEIDRVLRHVLTASERPHRVAGFTPYGYDERQYCSPGFDLGVGSLTRTPYAGYPEYHTSADNLDFVSPEAMADTLAVCREAFAVLDRNRRYVNQSPYGEPQLGRRGLYDPLGGRSDAKQAQLAMLWVLNLSDGAHSLLDVADRSGLPFDTVADAAGALHGAGLIKA; encoded by the coding sequence GTGGCGCCGGTGACCCGGGCGGGCGAGGAGATGCACGCCCTGGTGGAGCGGATGTACCCGCTGTGCCGGAGCATCACCGGCGACGGGGTGCGCGCCACCCTGGACATCGTCGGCGAGTACCTTCCGCTGCGGGTGCACGAGGTGCCGACCGGGACGCAGGTGCTCGACTGGACGGTGCCGCAGGAGTGGAACATCCGGGACGCGTACATCGCCGACGGGTCCGGCCGCCGGGTCGTCGACTTCGCCGAGTCGAGCCTCCATGTGCTCGGCTACAGCGTGCCGGTGTCGGCGACGATGCCCCTGTCGGAGCTGCGCCCGCACCTGCACACCCTGCCGGACCACCCGTCCTGGGTGCCGTACCGCACCAGCTACTACAAGCCGGAGTGGGGTTTCTGCCTGGCGCAGGAGACCCTGGACGCGCTGCCGGACGGCGAGTACGAGGTGTGCGTCGACTCCACCCTCGCCGACGGCCACCTCACCTACGCCGAGCACGTGGTCCCCGGGCAGGTCCCCGACGAGGTGCTCGTCTCCTGCCACGTCTGCCATCCCTCGCTGGCCAACGACAACCTGGCCGGCATCGCGGTGGCCGTCTTCCTGGCCCGGGCCCTGGCGGAGCAGCAGCCGTACTACACCTACCGGTTCGTCTTCGCGCCGGGCACCATCGGGGCGATCACCTGGCTGGCCCGCAACAGGGAGCGGGTGGAGCGGGTCAAGCACGGCCTGGTGCTGGCCTGCGCGGGCGACCCGGGCCCGCTGACGTACAAGCAGAGCCGGCACGGCGACGCGGAGATCGACCGGGTGCTGCGGCATGTGCTCACCGCCTCCGAACGGCCGCACCGCGTCGCCGGGTTCACCCCGTACGGCTATGACGAGCGGCAGTACTGCTCGCCCGGGTTCGACCTCGGCGTGGGCTCGCTCACCCGGACGCCCTACGCCGGTTATCCCGAGTACCACACCTCGGCGGACAACCTGGACTTCGTCTCCCCCGAGGCGATGGCGGACACGCTCGCCGTCTGCCGCGAGGCGTTCGCCGTCCTCGACCGCAACCGGCGCTACGTCAATCAGAGCCCGTACGGGGAACCGCAGTTGGGGCGGCGCGGGTTGTACGACCCGCTCGGCGGGCGCAGCGACGCGAAGCAGGCGCAGCTGGCCATGCTGTGGGTGCTCAACCTCTCGGACGGCGCGCACAGCCTGCTGGACGTCGCCGACCGGTCGGGGCTGCCGTTCGACACCGTCGCCGACGCGGCCGGCGCCCTGCACGGCGCCGGGCTGATCAAGGCGTGA
- a CDS encoding NAD-dependent epimerase/dehydratase family protein, with product MRVLLTGHQGYLGTVMAPVLAAAGHEVVGLDAGLFADCVLGPTPADPPGQRVDLRDLTAEHVAGVDAVIHLAALSNDPLGSLAPELTYDINHHASVRLARLARDAGVQRFLYASTCSVYGAAGGGDLVGEDAPLRPVTPYAESKVRVEDDLHALSDGDFSPVYMRNATAFGYSPRLRADIVLNNLVGHALLSGEVLVLSDGTPWRPLVHAADIARAFAAALVAPREAVHDRAFNIGSEVNNVTVAEIAEEVAAAVAGSKVVITGETGADPRSYRVDFSRFRAAIPGFDCEWTVKQGALELADAYRKHGLTREDFERRFTRLAVLRAASESGAVDDTLRWRR from the coding sequence TTGCGCGTACTGCTGACCGGACACCAGGGCTACCTGGGCACCGTGATGGCCCCGGTGCTCGCGGCCGCCGGACACGAGGTCGTCGGTCTCGACGCCGGCCTGTTCGCCGACTGCGTCCTGGGTCCGACGCCCGCGGACCCCCCGGGGCAGCGGGTGGACCTGCGCGACCTCACGGCCGAGCACGTGGCCGGGGTGGACGCGGTGATCCACCTGGCCGCGCTCTCCAACGACCCGCTGGGATCGCTGGCACCCGAGCTGACCTACGACATCAACCACCACGCGTCCGTGCGTCTGGCCCGGCTGGCCCGCGACGCAGGGGTGCAGCGTTTCCTGTACGCGTCGACCTGCTCGGTCTACGGGGCCGCCGGTGGTGGCGACCTGGTGGGCGAGGACGCGCCGCTGCGTCCGGTGACGCCGTACGCGGAGTCCAAGGTGCGGGTGGAGGACGACCTGCACGCGCTGTCCGACGGCGACTTCAGCCCGGTGTACATGCGCAACGCCACGGCCTTCGGGTACTCGCCCCGGTTGCGTGCCGACATCGTGCTCAACAACCTGGTGGGCCACGCGCTCCTGTCCGGCGAGGTGCTGGTGCTCTCCGACGGCACGCCGTGGCGCCCGCTGGTGCACGCCGCCGACATCGCGCGGGCCTTCGCGGCGGCGCTGGTGGCACCGCGGGAGGCGGTGCACGACCGGGCGTTCAACATCGGCAGCGAGGTCAACAACGTCACGGTCGCCGAGATCGCCGAGGAGGTCGCCGCGGCGGTCGCCGGTTCGAAGGTGGTGATCACCGGGGAGACCGGTGCGGACCCGCGGTCCTACCGGGTGGACTTCTCCCGGTTCCGCGCCGCGATCCCCGGCTTCGACTGCGAGTGGACGGTGAAGCAGGGCGCGCTCGAACTCGCCGACGCCTATCGGAAGCACGGGCTGACCCGGGAGGACTTCGAGCGGCGCTTCACCCGCCTCGCCGTGCTGCGCGCGGCCTCCGAGTCCGGCGCCGTCGACGACACCCTGCGGTGGCGCCGGTGA
- a CDS encoding PIG-L deacetylase family protein, translating to MIRLGAGSPERIVAVGAHCDDIAIGAGGTLLAMCRARPGLRVDALVLSGGGGEREREERAALAAFCPGADLRLTVLKLPDGRVPAHWEEAKGAVEELRARSEPDLVLAPRTDDAHQDHRCLAKLMTTAFRDHLVLGYEIVKWDGDLGRPTAYQPLSAEIAERKVRLLQEHYPSQRHRPWYDREAFLGLARIRGIESHERYAEAFAVTKLMLDLEG from the coding sequence GTGATCCGGCTCGGGGCCGGGAGCCCGGAGCGGATCGTCGCGGTGGGCGCGCACTGCGACGACATCGCCATCGGCGCGGGCGGCACCCTGCTGGCGATGTGCCGGGCGCGGCCGGGGCTGCGCGTCGACGCGCTGGTGCTGTCCGGCGGGGGCGGCGAGCGGGAGCGGGAGGAGCGGGCCGCGCTCGCCGCCTTCTGCCCGGGCGCCGACCTGCGGCTGACCGTGCTGAAGCTGCCGGACGGCCGGGTGCCCGCGCACTGGGAGGAGGCCAAGGGCGCGGTCGAGGAGCTGCGGGCGCGCAGCGAGCCGGACCTCGTGCTGGCGCCGCGCACCGACGACGCCCACCAGGACCACCGCTGCCTGGCGAAGCTGATGACCACCGCGTTCCGCGACCATCTCGTCCTGGGCTACGAGATCGTCAAGTGGGACGGCGACCTGGGCCGCCCGACGGCGTACCAGCCGCTGTCCGCCGAGATCGCGGAGCGCAAGGTGCGGCTGCTGCAGGAGCACTACCCCTCGCAGCGGCACCGGCCCTGGTACGACCGGGAGGCCTTCCTCGGCCTCGCCCGGATCCGCGGGATCGAAAGCCACGAGCGCTACGCCGAGGCGTTCGCCGTCACCAAACTCATGCTCGACCTGGAGGGATGA
- a CDS encoding glycosyltransferase family protein, giving the protein MKVVLFCGGYGMRMRSGASDDVPKPMAMVGPRPLIWHVMRYYAHFGHREFILCLGYGAHHIKDFFLNYEETTSNDFVLRGGRTELLSTDISDWTITFAQTGIESPIGERLRRVRHHLDGDEMFLANYADVLTDAPLPTMIDNFARRDAGASMMVVPPQSSFHCVDLGEDGLVGGITAVSELPLWENGGYFVLRQEVFDHIPEDGDLVADGCAQLAKRGRLVAHQHRGFWKPTDTVKERAALDAAYTRGERPWAVWERDGAAAHPAGVRA; this is encoded by the coding sequence ATGAAGGTCGTACTGTTCTGCGGCGGTTACGGGATGCGCATGCGCAGCGGCGCATCCGACGACGTGCCCAAGCCGATGGCGATGGTCGGCCCGCGCCCGCTGATCTGGCACGTCATGCGCTACTACGCGCACTTCGGGCACCGGGAGTTCATCCTGTGCCTCGGCTACGGGGCGCACCACATCAAGGACTTCTTCCTCAACTACGAGGAGACGACGTCCAACGACTTCGTCCTGCGCGGCGGACGGACCGAGCTGCTGTCGACCGACATCTCGGACTGGACGATCACCTTCGCGCAGACTGGCATCGAGTCGCCGATCGGGGAACGGCTGCGCCGGGTGCGCCACCACCTGGACGGCGACGAGATGTTCCTCGCCAACTACGCCGACGTGCTCACCGACGCCCCGCTGCCGACGATGATCGACAACTTCGCCCGGCGCGACGCCGGCGCGTCGATGATGGTGGTGCCGCCGCAGTCCTCGTTCCACTGCGTGGACCTGGGCGAGGACGGGCTGGTGGGAGGCATCACCGCGGTGAGCGAACTGCCGCTGTGGGAGAACGGCGGCTACTTCGTGCTCCGCCAGGAGGTCTTCGACCACATACCGGAGGACGGCGACCTGGTCGCCGACGGCTGCGCCCAACTCGCCAAGCGGGGGCGGCTGGTGGCGCACCAGCACCGGGGCTTCTGGAAGCCGACCGACACCGTGAAGGAGCGGGCCGCGCTCGACGCCGCCTACACCCGCGGCGAGCGCCCGTGGGCCGTGTGGGAGCGGGACGGCGCGGCGGCGCACCCGGCCGGGGTACGGGCGTGA
- a CDS encoding class I SAM-dependent methyltransferase, translating into MTRCRLCGSDAMASVVDLGATPPCESFLAADQLDRPEPTYPLHLRVCTDCWLAQIPPLITPEETFTQYAYFSSYSTSWVEHARTFVTDAVDRLGLDSDAFVVEVASNDGYLLKHLVDRGVRCLGVEPSVNVGAAAREAGVPTLTAFLDPATGSAVRAEHGPADLVVANNVYAHIPDVVGFTEGLRALVADDGWVSVEVQHLLTLIEENQYDTIYHEHFQYYTVASAARALASGGLTLVDVELLPTHGGSIRLWARPAGAAGEPSARVAEVLDREKAAGLQELTGYAEFSARVAKVRRDLLRFLVEAAERGETVVGYGAPGKGNTLLNHCGVRPDLLAYTVDRNPYKHGRFTPGTRIPILPPERIAADRPDYVLVLPWNLRAELVEQLSFVHDWGGRLVFPVPNLSIVEGKS; encoded by the coding sequence ATGACACGATGCCGACTCTGCGGCTCCGATGCGATGGCGAGCGTCGTCGACCTGGGGGCGACGCCGCCGTGCGAGAGTTTCCTCGCCGCGGACCAACTGGACCGGCCGGAGCCGACATACCCGCTGCACCTGCGGGTCTGCACCGACTGCTGGCTCGCGCAGATACCGCCGCTGATCACGCCGGAGGAGACCTTCACGCAGTACGCGTACTTCTCCTCCTACTCGACGTCCTGGGTGGAGCACGCGCGTACGTTCGTCACCGACGCCGTGGACCGGCTGGGCCTGGACTCCGACGCCTTCGTGGTCGAGGTGGCGAGCAACGACGGCTACCTGCTGAAGCACCTGGTGGACCGCGGGGTGCGCTGCCTGGGCGTCGAGCCGTCGGTGAACGTGGGGGCGGCGGCGCGGGAGGCGGGGGTGCCGACGCTCACCGCGTTCCTGGACCCGGCGACCGGCTCGGCCGTCCGCGCGGAGCACGGACCTGCCGACCTGGTCGTGGCCAACAACGTGTACGCGCACATACCCGACGTCGTCGGCTTCACCGAGGGCCTGCGCGCCCTGGTCGCCGACGACGGCTGGGTCTCCGTCGAGGTGCAGCACCTGCTGACCCTGATCGAGGAGAACCAGTACGACACGATCTACCACGAGCACTTCCAGTACTACACGGTCGCGTCCGCGGCCCGGGCGCTGGCGAGCGGCGGGCTCACCCTCGTGGACGTCGAACTGCTGCCCACGCACGGCGGTTCCATCCGGCTGTGGGCCCGTCCGGCCGGGGCGGCCGGCGAGCCGAGCGCCCGGGTGGCCGAGGTGCTGGACCGGGAGAAGGCCGCCGGGCTCCAGGAGCTGACCGGGTACGCCGAGTTCTCCGCCCGGGTGGCCAAGGTGCGCCGGGACCTGCTGCGGTTCCTTGTCGAGGCGGCCGAGCGCGGCGAGACGGTGGTCGGCTACGGCGCCCCGGGCAAGGGCAACACCCTGCTCAACCACTGCGGCGTCCGGCCGGACCTGCTCGCGTACACGGTCGACCGCAACCCGTACAAGCACGGCAGGTTCACCCCGGGCACCCGCATCCCGATCCTGCCGCCCGAGCGCATCGCCGCCGACCGGCCGGACTACGTGCTCGTCCTCCCGTGGAACCTGCGGGCCGAGCTGGTCGAGCAGCTGTCCTTCGTGCACGACTGGGGCGGCCGGCTGGTCTTTCCCGTGCCGAACCTGAGCATCGTCGAGGGGAAGTCATGA
- a CDS encoding glycosyltransferase, protein MHVLVVHNRYNSAQPSGENRVVDQEVALLRAAGHRVEVFERRSDDIAGRSLLGKVAVPLLVPWNPGVRTELAGRLRTGRPDVVHVHNVFPLLSPAVLAACADVDVPAVATLHNYTQVCPPGTLQRDGRPCAECVGSTPLPAVRHGCYRGSRLATVPLAVGLSVNRRRWWSGVDRFFCISAAQREVLVRAGMPAGRLAVKHNFVPEPEVRRSGPGEHLLYLGRLAEAKGIRLLMAAWDEIAADGGVGVPLVIAGTGPLEREVTAWAAGRDDVRYAGLLDPAECGRIVARSVAVVAPSTWLEAFGLVVVEAMAAEVPAVAAGHGAFVELVEDGVSGLLHRPGEAASLAACLRRITAAPGLGREMGEAARRRYERDFSPAVGLERLVEGYRTAIAGRSAMARGGDTRVGRGDGDST, encoded by the coding sequence ATGCACGTCCTCGTGGTGCACAACCGCTACAACTCCGCGCAGCCGAGCGGGGAGAACAGGGTCGTCGACCAGGAGGTGGCGCTGCTGCGGGCGGCCGGCCATCGCGTCGAGGTGTTCGAGCGGCGCAGCGACGACATCGCCGGGCGGTCCCTGCTCGGCAAGGTGGCGGTGCCGCTGCTCGTGCCGTGGAATCCGGGGGTCCGCACCGAGTTGGCCGGGCGGCTGCGCACGGGGCGGCCGGACGTGGTGCACGTCCACAACGTGTTCCCGCTCCTGTCGCCCGCGGTGCTGGCGGCCTGTGCCGACGTCGACGTGCCGGCCGTGGCCACGCTGCACAACTACACCCAGGTCTGCCCGCCCGGCACGCTGCAGCGGGACGGCCGGCCGTGCGCCGAGTGCGTGGGTTCGACGCCGCTGCCCGCGGTCCGGCACGGCTGCTACCGCGGTTCCCGGCTGGCGACGGTGCCGCTCGCGGTCGGCCTGTCGGTCAACCGGCGGCGGTGGTGGTCCGGGGTCGACCGGTTCTTCTGCATCTCGGCGGCGCAGCGCGAGGTCCTGGTGCGGGCCGGGATGCCGGCCGGGCGGCTGGCGGTGAAGCACAACTTCGTGCCGGAGCCGGAGGTCCGCCGCTCGGGCCCCGGCGAGCACCTGCTGTACCTCGGCCGGCTCGCCGAGGCCAAGGGCATCCGGCTGCTGATGGCCGCGTGGGACGAGATCGCCGCCGACGGCGGTGTGGGCGTGCCGCTGGTGATCGCCGGCACGGGGCCGTTGGAGCGGGAGGTGACCGCCTGGGCCGCGGGCCGGGACGACGTGCGCTACGCCGGCCTGTTGGACCCGGCCGAGTGCGGGCGCATCGTCGCGCGGTCGGTGGCCGTGGTGGCTCCCTCGACGTGGCTGGAGGCGTTCGGCCTGGTGGTCGTGGAGGCGATGGCGGCGGAGGTCCCGGCCGTCGCCGCCGGTCACGGCGCCTTCGTCGAACTGGTCGAGGACGGGGTGAGCGGGCTGCTGCACCGGCCGGGCGAGGCCGCCTCGCTCGCGGCCTGTCTGCGCCGGATCACGGCCGCTCCCGGCCTCGGCCGGGAGATGGGAGAGGCGGCCCGGCGCCGTTACGAGCGGGACTTCAGCCCGGCCGTCGGGCTGGAGCGTCTCGTGGAGGGGTACCGCACCGCGATCGCGGGGCGGTCGGCCATGGCTCGCGGCGGGGACACCCGCGTGGGCAGGGGGGATGGGGACAGCACATGA
- a CDS encoding O-antigen ligase domain-containing protein, whose product MDANRTPKAVGTAWGLLILNTLGSTGAETIVPLPRSLIQMVTMGALVGAFTLALALNLRLRVRPSAYVFLLTLLLVPSLISSADLEAGFGALFRCGRLAVFVATLWLLSRWWDGGLTFVRHHIRIYFAVLASVVAGALVSPGAALPDVYGGRLVGALWPLTPPQIGQYAAVIIGLTVLLVVGRRTDGRSAALVVVPSLAVLLLTHTRTAMLGLLVGLVLAIGSLVLTSAAARRFFAWAALCAAVAAVGFASALHAWFLRGQSQENFSNLTGRAKVWDALLAAPRTTGEEWFGVGLGDKSFDGLPIDNSWLAVYHEQGLTGIALVAAVVVVLGGVALLRPPSLPRACAIFLISYCALASYTEAGLGDASPYLLHLAVAASLLAAPAAGGGADAPRTPSEARTAFEKPSRRRVPRWARSSEVI is encoded by the coding sequence ATGGACGCGAACCGCACACCGAAGGCGGTCGGCACGGCCTGGGGGCTGCTGATCCTCAACACCCTCGGCTCCACCGGGGCGGAGACCATCGTTCCGCTGCCCCGCTCGCTCATCCAGATGGTCACCATGGGGGCGCTGGTCGGCGCGTTCACGCTGGCGCTGGCCCTCAACCTCCGGCTGCGGGTGCGGCCCAGCGCGTACGTCTTCCTGCTCACCCTGCTGCTGGTGCCGAGCCTGATCTCCAGCGCGGACCTGGAGGCGGGGTTCGGCGCGCTGTTCCGCTGCGGCCGGCTGGCGGTCTTCGTGGCCACGCTGTGGCTGCTCAGCCGCTGGTGGGACGGCGGCCTGACGTTCGTCCGGCACCACATCCGGATCTACTTCGCGGTGCTCGCGTCGGTGGTCGCGGGGGCGCTGGTCTCCCCCGGCGCCGCCCTGCCCGACGTCTACGGCGGGCGGCTGGTCGGCGCGTTGTGGCCGCTGACGCCGCCGCAGATCGGGCAGTACGCCGCGGTGATCATCGGGCTCACCGTGCTGCTCGTCGTGGGCCGCCGGACCGACGGGCGCAGCGCGGCGCTGGTCGTGGTGCCGTCCTTGGCCGTGCTCCTGCTGACCCACACCCGCACGGCCATGCTCGGGCTGCTCGTCGGTCTGGTGCTGGCGATCGGTTCGCTCGTGCTGACCAGTGCCGCGGCCCGCCGGTTCTTCGCCTGGGCGGCCCTGTGCGCCGCGGTGGCCGCCGTCGGGTTCGCCTCCGCGCTGCACGCGTGGTTCCTGCGCGGCCAGAGCCAGGAGAACTTCAGCAACCTGACCGGCCGGGCCAAGGTCTGGGACGCCCTGCTGGCGGCGCCCCGGACCACGGGGGAGGAATGGTTCGGCGTCGGCCTGGGCGACAAGTCCTTCGACGGGCTGCCGATCGACAACAGCTGGCTGGCCGTCTACCACGAGCAGGGGCTGACCGGCATCGCCCTGGTCGCGGCGGTGGTCGTCGTGCTGGGCGGGGTGGCGCTGCTGCGGCCGCCGTCGCTGCCGAGGGCCTGCGCGATCTTCCTGATCAGCTACTGCGCGCTCGCGTCCTACACCGAGGCCGGTCTGGGCGACGCCTCGCCGTACCTGCTGCATCTGGCCGTGGCCGCCTCCCTGCTCGCGGCACCCGCCGCCGGCGGTGGGGCGGACGCGCCCCGCACGCCGTCCGAGGCCCGCACGGCGTTCGAGAAGCCCTCTCGACGGCGTGTCCCGCGGTGGGCCCGAAGTTCGGAGGTGATCTGA
- a CDS encoding right-handed parallel beta-helix repeat-containing protein, whose translation MGSTWGRRAWPVAPLVLVLLATAGCDSGTSDARPQPTDAPSASASASASGSGSGSASGAPSAARVCADPEPGPAKAPAGAVTVDPAVPGDLAAKTGSSPPHTTFWLRPGTHTLAPDRYAQVAPKEGDTYLGAPGAVLDGRKTNQYAFGGKAPDVTIRHLTVRGFVAPHDEGVVNHDSADGWVVEHTTIRDNSGAGLMAGARQQVRASCLRDNGQYGMNAYKGDGPLRDLVVEGNEITGNNTGDWELRREGCGCTGGVKFWAVDGADIRGNWVHDNRGTGLWADTNNNDFLIEDNVLEANDGAALIYETSYNAVVRRNTIRGNNRVEGRRYAERGDDFPFATVYVSESGGEPRVPARTDRIEIYRNVLEDNWSGITLWENADRFCNSPANTSSGVCTLLVDSPDRCARPGIASAPLYADCRWKTQRVDIHDNRFVLDKSVLDCTEKCDRMAVLANYGTYPDWSPYQGERVAEAITLDQHNRWHDNVYVGPWKFVVHDPSRVLDFDRWQAEPYRQDAGSTLGPRAGG comes from the coding sequence GTGGGGAGCACGTGGGGGCGCCGGGCCTGGCCGGTGGCGCCGCTGGTACTGGTCCTGCTGGCGACGGCCGGCTGCGACAGCGGCACGTCGGACGCACGGCCGCAGCCGACCGACGCGCCGTCCGCGTCCGCGTCCGCGTCCGCGTCCGGGTCCGGGTCCGGGTCCGCCTCAGGGGCGCCGTCCGCGGCCCGGGTGTGCGCCGATCCCGAGCCCGGTCCGGCGAAGGCACCGGCGGGCGCGGTGACGGTCGACCCGGCCGTCCCGGGCGACCTGGCGGCCAAGACCGGAAGCAGCCCCCCGCACACCACGTTCTGGCTGCGTCCCGGCACGCACACGCTCGCCCCGGACCGCTACGCGCAGGTCGCCCCGAAGGAGGGCGACACCTACCTCGGGGCGCCGGGCGCGGTGCTGGACGGCCGGAAGACCAACCAGTACGCGTTCGGCGGCAAGGCGCCCGACGTCACCATCCGCCATCTGACCGTGCGGGGTTTCGTCGCGCCGCACGACGAGGGCGTCGTCAACCACGACTCGGCCGACGGGTGGGTCGTCGAGCACACGACGATCCGGGACAACTCCGGCGCGGGGCTGATGGCCGGTGCCCGCCAGCAGGTGCGCGCCAGCTGCCTGCGCGACAACGGGCAGTACGGCATGAACGCGTACAAGGGCGACGGCCCCCTCCGCGACCTGGTGGTCGAGGGCAACGAGATCACCGGCAACAACACCGGCGACTGGGAACTGCGGCGTGAGGGCTGCGGCTGCACCGGGGGCGTCAAGTTCTGGGCCGTCGACGGCGCCGACATCCGCGGCAACTGGGTGCACGACAACCGCGGGACCGGGCTGTGGGCGGACACCAACAACAACGACTTCCTCATCGAGGACAACGTGCTGGAGGCCAACGACGGTGCCGCGCTGATCTACGAGACCAGCTACAACGCGGTCGTCCGCCGGAACACGATCCGGGGGAACAACCGGGTCGAGGGCCGCAGGTACGCCGAGCGCGGCGACGACTTCCCGTTCGCGACCGTCTACGTGTCCGAGTCCGGCGGCGAACCCCGGGTCCCGGCCCGCACGGACAGGATCGAGATCTACCGGAACGTGCTGGAGGACAACTGGTCCGGGATCACCCTGTGGGAGAACGCCGACCGGTTCTGCAACAGCCCGGCCAACACCTCCTCCGGCGTCTGCACGCTGCTGGTGGACAGCCCCGACCGATGTGCCCGGCCGGGGATCGCCTCCGCACCGCTGTACGCCGACTGCCGGTGGAAGACCCAGCGGGTGGACATCCACGACAACCGCTTCGTGCTGGACAAGTCCGTCCTCGACTGCACCGAGAAGTGCGACCGGATGGCGGTGCTCGCCAACTACGGCACGTACCCCGACTGGTCCCCCTACCAGGGCGAGCGGGTGGCCGAGGCGATCACCCTGGACCAGCACAACCGCTGGCACGACAACGTCTACGTCGGGCCGTGGAAGTTCGTCGTCCACGACCCGAGCCGGGTGCTGGACTTCGACCGGTGGCAGGCCGAGCCCTACCGGCAGGACGCGGGCAGCACCCTCGGCCCGCGGGCGGGGGGCTGA